In a genomic window of Bicyclus anynana chromosome 5, ilBicAnyn1.1, whole genome shotgun sequence:
- the LOC112051397 gene encoding 39S ribosomal protein L50, mitochondrial produces the protein MLRNLLRTVTCKNFQITSVRNKQAKFPKTDKKLQAAAESVAARGFLRPNKPWDPPADIDKTIVKICSDSGLKTDSELDELDVKYTVLKACYDATGHSVPNSLLHTIETVDDLRRFYETPVDISTPFDSLKKMDLPKNLHIQEDYVRFHPDKDTLFNGKSVFPKSSTIVSGLKTRKKYEGYSAKRSWP, from the exons ATGTTGAGGAATTTATTACGTACTGTGACATGTAAAAATTTTCAG ATTACATCTGTTAGAAATAAGCAAGCAAAGTTTCCCAAAACTGATAAGAAACTACAAGCAGCCGCCGAATCTGTTGCAGCGAGAGg atTTCTCCGACCAAATAAACCATGGGATCCACCTGCAGACATTGATAAGACAATAGTTAAGATTTGTTCAGACAGTGGACTCAAAACTGACAGTGAGCTAGATGAACTTGATGTGAAATACACTGTTTTGAAGGCATGTTATGATGCAACAGGGCATAGTGTGCCTAACTCCTTGCTGCATACAATTGAGACTGTTG aTGACCTAAGGCGATTTTATGAAACCCCAGTTGATATAAGCACTCCTTTTGATAGTTTGAAGAAAATGGATCTGCCAAAGAATTTACATATCCAAGAGGATTATGTTCGCTTTCATCCTG ACAAAGATACCCTGTTCAATGGAAAATCTGTGTTCCCAAAAAGCTCAACAATTGTGTCTGGTCTGAAGACAAGGAAAAAGTATGAAGGCTACAGTGCCAAGAGATCATGGCcttga